In the genome of Natronomonas salina, the window TTCGCGCGAACGCGGCGGAAAACGGGTGTCGACCGGAGCGGTCTCGTCAGTTCTCGTCGTCCGCGTCGTCCTGCGGGGCGAGCCCGCCGAGCGCGCTGGCGAGGCGGTCGCGCATCTCGGCGACGTCCTCCAGTTCCTCGGAGAGCTCCTCGACCTCCGTCTCCAGCTCCGCGACGCGCTCGGTGGTGTCCTCGTCGACCTCCTGGCGGAACGCGCGGAGTTCGCTGGCGACCTCGTCGGCCTCGCTGGCGGCATCGTCGACGGCCGACCAGAGATCGTCGAGCTCCTCGTCCAGCTGCTCCTGGACGACCTCGTCGACGTCGTCCAGGTCCTCGAGGGCCTCGTCGACGCGGTCCTCGACGTCGGCCAGTTTCTCGTCGACGCGCACCTCCACGTCGCTGAGGCCCTCGTTGACGCGGGTCTCGAGGTCCTCGAACCGTGCCTCGAGGCGGTCCTCCATGGACTCGGCCGTCCGCTCCGCGGACTCGGCGGTCGTCTCGACGGCGTCGAGGCGGTCCTCGGTGTCCGCGATGTCACCTCGGACGTCGGCGATGAGCTGCTGGGCGTCGCCGTTCTCGTCGAGGAACTCCTCGAGGGCGTCCGTGTAGGCCTCGAGGTCCGCGACCTTGGACTGGAGGTGGTCGATGCGGGCCTCCTCGCTGCCGGACGCGTCGTCGACGCCGAGGGCGTCGCGCAGGTCGTCGACCGCGTCGTCGTCCACGTCGCCGGAGCGGATCTCGTCGGCGAGCGCCGTGACGAGGTTCTCCGCCTCGATCCCCGTCGACGCGCCGCCGGCCGCCGCAGCGCCGGCGGCCGCTCCCGCGGTCTCCTCCTCGGGGTCCGGGAGGTCGATCGAGGTGTCCTCGGCCTCCTCGATGCCCGCGTCGGCCGGCGTCTCGTCGGCCTCGCCGGCGTCCGGCTCGGCGTCGGGGTCAGTCTCGACCCCGTCGACGGCGTCCGCGATGTCGTCGCCGGTCTCGGCGGTCTCCGCGGCGGCAGCGTCGGCCGATTCGTCCTCGACGTCCTCCTCGGGTTCGTCGAGCGGCGGGTCGACGTTCTCGATCGCCGGTTCGGTCATGAATTGCTCGACGTCGTCGGAGCCGCCCCCGCGCAGGCCGTAGATGGTCGTGAACTCCTCTCCGGGTTCGAACTCCCGCTCGAAGACGATGGTGTCGCCCTCGACGCCCCAGAACTCCGCGCCGAACTTCGGGTGGAAGCCGATGTCCTCGGGCGGGATGTGGCTGGGGACGGTGTCGACGAGGCGGACCGAGACGGTCTCCTCGCGGTCCGCGCGGATGACGAAGGTGATCGCCGGCACGGGGAAGTCGTCCGGCTCGAACGACTTCTCGACCGAGACACCGTCGCTGGACGCTGTCACGAGTTCTTCGGGGTCGGCGTTGCTCATGCTTGGTAATGCAACTTCCGCCTGATAAACTTATGCGGGAACTAAAGGGACTGAGCCCTCGGGGTAGGTCGGTTCTAGACGTCCGTCTCGTCGCCGATCTCCAGTATCTCGAGCGTTCGCGGGTGCTCGAAGCTCCTGACGTGGTGTCGCAGCGCCTCGGGGTCGGCGGTGAGGCCCTTCCACATGTCCCAGTGGGTCGGCAGCAGTCGGTCGAGTTCCAGCTGTCGGGCCGCCTCCGCGATCATGTTCTCGTCGGAGTACCACTGCGTGAGTTTCGGCTCGCGAGTCTCCTTGTCCGGAATCATGCCCGCTGAACCGAACGCGAGCGCGCCGAGGTCGATATCGTACCGGTCGCCGACGGCCTCGAAGTCGTCGCTCGGTCGCGCGTCGCCGCCGTGGAAGAACGTCCCCGCGTCGTGTTCGATCACGTAGGACACGGGATGGTCGGCGTCCGGATCGTGGGCCGGCTCGACCGAGACCGTCAGCGCGCCGATCTCGAGCGTCTCGCCCTCCTCGACGGTCACGAGGTCCTCGTCGTCGACGTCGTACTCGTCCGTCCACCCGCTGGCGGTCTCGACGGACGGCTCCGCCCCGTAGAAGGTGGCGTTCGTCCCCTCCAGAATCGGCGCCTGTGACGGCCCGTCGACGTGGTCGGAGTGGTCGTGGGTCGCCAGGATCGCGTCGGCCTCCACGACGTCCGCCGGGTCGAACGGCACCGGGACCATCCGGACCGTCCGCGGCGGGTCTCCGGTCCCGAGGTACGGGTCGACGAACACCGTCGTCCCGTCGTCGGCCTTCAGCACGAAGCCGTTGCAACCCAGGTACCAGAGCCGCAGCCCCTCGGGGTCGGCGTCGGCGACCGCCCTCGGCAGCCAGTCGCCCCAGTCGGAGTGGACCGTCATGGTACGGAGTCCGTGAGCCGCCCTCAAAAAGCGGGCGGTCGGCCGCGCTCGTACAAAAAGCCCGCCGGATACCCGGCGGCAGGTACTTCCTGAATCCGTCCGAAGTCGGTCGCATGTCCCACGAGGGCTGGGGGCCCGACTCGAGTCACGACGACGCGACGGCGACCGGGCGGTCCCGCCGCGGACGCACACGGAAGCGGATGGACGACGACCACTGGTGGCTGCTGAACGGCGTCGTCAGGTTCTACGGGTTCGTGCTGCTCGCCGGGACGAAGCTGGCCGACGCCGTGACGACGGCGATCGGCGTCCGGTTCGTCCCCGGCATCGTCGAACTGAATCCGGTCGCCGACGCCGTCTTCGTCGGGGGCGGGACCTTCGCCGGGCTGGCGGTCCTGAGCGTGGCGACCGTCGCCGTCGCGACGCTCACGGCGGAGTACCTGGCCGTCGAGATCCGTCGCCGCCTCGGCCTGGACCGACTCGCGCTCGCGTCGAAGGTCACCATCTACGGCGCGCTGTCGTTCCTCTTCGGCGCCGTCGCGGTGAACAACGCCCTGCTCATCTCGGAGCAGGTCCACGACTACGTCTCCGAAGCGATCCTCGTCACGTCGATCGCCGTCTGAGGCCGGACGCCGCGGACCAGGCGCCGTCGCTACTCAAGGTGCGCGTCGTCGATAGAAGCGAGCGGTCGGACGGTCGCCGTCAGTCCTCGCAGCAGCCGCCGGCCTTCTGGCCGAACTCGATCTCCAGCGGGTCGGAGATGAGCTGGTCGAGCTCCTGAAGTTTGAGCTCGATCTCGGACTGCGCCTGCAGGTACGCCTTCATCTTCGGCTTGCCGTGGAGGTCCTCCTGGGTGCTCTGCAGCTTCCGGAGGTCGTCGTTGGTCGCGTCGCCGGTCTGTCGGGCCATCATGAACTCCTCGCGGAGCTGCTCGAACTCCCGGATCTCCTGCTGGAGTTCCTCGTCGTTCTCGACGGCCGCCTTCGCCTCGACGAACTCCTGGTAGGCGGGCATCTCGGCGATCGCGTCGCCGAGGTCCTCGGCGAGTTCGTCTGCGCGCTCCGCGGGGGTCGTCTCGATACTCATTGCCGGGCCGTTGGAACCGCCACCGTAAATGTATGCCGGAAGCGGGTGTCGACGCGTTACCCGCGGACGTACGCGACTGCGAGCCCGACGAGTACCACGAGCGCGAGTGCGACCAGCGGGAGCGAACCGAACCCGGCGGTCTCCTCCCGCATCTCGCTCTCCGACCGGTCTACGCCCGGGGCGTCGCCGGTAGCGCCGAAGCCGAGTTCTGCCGGCGCCGGATCGGAATCGTCGAGCGGGCCGTCGGTCACGACGTTCGTCCCATCCTCCGACGAAGTCGTACCGTTTTCAGCGCCCTCCGGGGCCGTGCTATTCGTTCCGTCTCCGTCGGTATCCTCGTCTGCCGACGACCCGTTCGAGGGTTCGCTACAGACGTGTGATTCGGCGCCGGTATCGGAGAAGCCTCCCCCAGGGGACGGTGAGGCGTCGGCGTCACCGTCCGAGCCCGTTTCGTGGTCGGAGGCGGAACCGTCACCTTCGGGTGTCTCTTCGCCATCCTCCTCATCGTCCTGGTTCTCCTGTTGTTCGTCTCCAGAGGTGTCGTCCCCCGTATCCGACTCGTTGCCTTCGTCCGGGTCCTCACCGGCCGAGCTCTCATCGTCTGTGTCCTCCTCTTCTGACTCGTCCTCGTCCCCGCGCTCGTTTTCGGAATCGTTCTCGTCGCTCCGATTGTCTTTCGAGTCGTCGTCACCGTTCTGGCCATCCCCCGGTCCTTCGTAGGTGCCGTTCTTCTGCTCACCCTCCTCGCCGTCCTCACTTTCACCTGACCGGTCTCCGTCCTCGGTCTCGTTCTGTCCATCTCCGGCACCCGGGTCCTCGTCGTCGGAGTCGCCCGTACCGGGGTCGTCTGCCGGGGTATCGTCGGGGTCATCTCCGCTCAGTTCGTCGTCCTGTGGATCTTCGCCCTCCTCGGAATCGTCGTCCTGACCACCTCCGTCGTCGTTTCGACCGTCGCCATCGTCGTCGCAGTTCGCACCGCCGTGGTTCTTCGAGTTCTCGTCGACGCCATCGCTACGACCTGGATTGTCCTCGTCGTGGCCGTCGCAGTCGTTGCCGTGCCCCCGATCGTCGTCGGCGACGACGAACCCCGCGAAGCCCAGCGATAGCGTCAGCGCCAGGGCTACGACTACGGCTGCCGTCCGCACCCCCCGTTCCATCATACTCCACCCTCGCAGCCGTTTCCAGTTAGTTACCTGTTTATTACCAACTCATTTCGAGTTTTTTCTACTCGTTTATCCGGTCGTTAACTCCTCGCCACCCGTCGGTTCGGCTATAGACCGGATCGAGGGCGCCTGGCGGTTGCTGGCTGCTCGTCGATTCGCTGCAGTCCGAACTGGGCACGACGCGAAGCACGCACGTTTTACGGACGGACGGACAAGCGACTCGCAATGAGCCAGGAATCGGACCCCGGGTACACGGAGGGAGACCTCCGGAACACCGGGCTGTCGCTGAAGCACGACCGGACGTGGGACTACGAACTCGACCGCATAGTCGAGGCGGTCGAGGAGCGCGACGCCACCACGGTCGGTCTGCAGTTCCCGGAGGGACTGAAGCGCCGCGGCCCGCGCGTCGCCGACGACCTCCGTTCGGAGCTGCCAGACGACGTGAACGTGATGATCTCGGGGCAGCCCTGCTACGGCGCCTGCGACCTCGACACCTACCTGATGCGGCGGACGGACGTCTTCGTCCACTTCGGCCACTCGCCGATGAAGGAGTCCGAGAAGATCATCTACGTCCCGCTGTTCTCCAACGTCGAGGTCACGCCGATCATGGCGGAGGCCCTCGACGAGCTGACGTCGCCCGAGGAGGACGACCGCGTCGGCCTCGTGACGACGGCCCAGCACATGAACAAGTTCGAGGAGATGCGCGCGTGGCTCGAGGAGCGCGGCTACGCCGTCGAGACGCGCCGCGGCGACGAGCGGTTGACCAACGAGGGCCAGGTCCTCGGCTGCAACTACGCCTCCGCGGACGTCGACGCCGACCAGATCCTCTACGTCGGCGGCGGGAAGTTCCACCCGCTCGGCCTGGCGATGGAGCACCCCGACAAGACGGTCGTCATCGCCGACCCGGTGAACAACTCCGTCCACATCGCGGACACCGAGAAGTTCCTCAAGCAGCGCTACGCCTCCGTCCACAAGGCGATGGACGCCGAGGAGTGGGGCGTCATCTTCTGTACGAAGATCGGCCAGGGCCGCTGGGAGATCGCCGAGGAGATCGTCGCGGAGAACGACGACGCCTACCTCATCACGATGGACGAGGTGACGCCGGACCGCCTGACGAACTTCGGGCTGGACGCCTACGTCAACACGGGCTGTCCGCGCATCACGACCGACGACGGCCCGCAGTTCAAGAAGCCGATGCTCACCCCCCAGGAGTACCGCATCGCCATCGGCGAGGAGCCGCTAGAGAACCTGGAGTTCGACACCTTCCACGGTACCTGGTAACCACAGGAACTTTCTTCCACCCCATTTCAGAGGTCATCGTATGCCCAGCCCTCCACTGCGCTACAGCCCCAGGCGCCTCGAACACGTAGTTCTCGGCACGATAGCGGGCGCGCTCCTGCTGTTCGCCGCTCCGGTCGCCGCCCAGCAGGCCCCCTCCGCTACGACGCCCGAAACGGGGCTGTCACTGACCGCCCAGGCGATTACGAGCGCGATATTCACGGTGATCGTCGGCGGACTCATGCTCGCGCTCGCACCGGATTACACCGAGCGGACCACCGACCGTATCGTCGAGGACCCCGGTGAGACGTTCCTGTTCGGCCTCGGGATCTTCGTCGCGGCGGTGATCGGCATCGTCCTCCTGGCGATCACCGGCATCGGGCTCCTCCTCGCGGTCCCCATGTTGATCGCGATGGCCGTGATCGGCGTGCTGGGGTACATCGCCTTCGGGCGCGCCCTCGTCGACGACCGGGGGGCGGCGCTGCTGATAGCCGTCGTAATCTCCGCCTTCACCGCCGGCGTCCCGATCCTCGGCGGTCTCGTCGGATTCGTCCTCGGCTGCATGGCCATCGGCGCCTGGTACCTGGAGTACAGGAGCGACGGGTCCCGCTCCAGCGGCCGGTCGAGAGGGGTCGAGTCAGTCTCTGGCGGAGCGTCGAGGGGTACGACGGCCCGAACTGGTGATACCGACGAGTGGGGCTCTTCGTGGGACGACGGCTCCTCGTCGACGGCGAACAGCGATACGGACGGGACCGCCGACGACGGGTGGACGACCGGTTTCGACGACGACGCCGACCGGAACTGACCCGAAGACGTATATTCCACGCCCCGATTCCATGTGACGATGCCCTCCACACGCCGCCGGTTCCTCCTCGGCGCGGCCGCACTCGCCGGCGTCGCCGGCTGTAACGAACGGTCCGCCCGGGCCAGCCGGGAGACTGTCACCCCGGTCGAGGTCCCCCGGACCGACCAGGAGATCGTCCGCGAGGCGATGGCGATCGACGCGCCGTCGGTCCCGTCGGCCATACGCGTCTCCGACGCCCACTGGGCCGCCGCCGTCGACCACGTCGAGACGCTCCGTGATTCGGTCGAGGAGTTGCTCGAGTCGACGGACGGCTCGTCGGGCGAAAGGGACCGGAACCGACTCCAGGATGACGTTCTCGAGCGGGCGGACGACCGACTCGAGTCCGCCCGCGAGACGGGGCCGTCCGAGGAGGGGGTCCACCTCCTCCGGCGCATCGTCCGGGACCTCGCCAGGGCCGACGGCTACCTGCGAGCCGAACGCGGCACGCTCGACGCGACCGCCCTGCGCTCGGCGGTCGAAGCCGAACGCGAGGCGACCGACGCCCTCCTCGACGGCTTCGAGTACCGGATCGCCCGACCGGTCGAGGAGGTCCTCCCCACGGCCTTCGCGGCGGAACGCGCCCTCGAGATGGCCGACAGCCTCGACCACGTCGACGACTTCCTCGACGACGAGCGGGGTTCGGACGGCGACGCCCAGCGGCGCGTCGATCAACTCGCCTCGGTCTATCGCTCCCTCGAAGTGCATCGCCGCCGCCGCGACGACGCCGAGCGGTACATCGAGACCGCCACCGACCCGGACGAGCGGTCGCTCCGACCGGCGATCGACGCCGAACTGGACGACCTTGCGGACGAACTGGCCACAGTCGCCGAGCAGTTCCCCGACGAGGAGCGGAGCGCTCGCGAGGAGGAGACGGTCGCGGACTACTTCGAGGAGATCCGGTCGAACGTGGGTCATCGCACGGGCCGGTTCCGCTCGCAGCTCTCGGAGCACCGCGAGAACGGTCGCCGCCTCCACGGCCTGTTCAGGGCCCAGCAGTTGCTGGTGGAGTACGAGTCGGTCACGGCGGCGATCGACCGGACGAAACCGCTCCTCGACGGGCCGGAGTTTCCGACGTCGCGGCTCCTCACGGAGAAACGACGGGCGGTCGAGTCGGTCGAGCGGGTCGCCGACGGGACGCCCATCCAGCGGTACCTGGCGCGCAGAGCCGCCCAGATGCTGGAGTCGGCGGACCACTACTCGAGAGGCGACGGCCTGAATACGAGGGCGCTCGCCCGGATGCACCTCATGTACGCCGGCGCCGCCGAGTGGGCCGAACTCGCCCTCGACCGGGGCGACGCACTCACTGAATCACTTCAGGCCCAACAGTCATAGGCCCCCGCTCTAAAGGGGACCCCATGTCGACCTCCGAATCGAACCGCGGAACCGACCGACTCGTCGACGTCTACCGGGCGTACATCGGCGAACCGGACAGCCGGACGGACGTCTACCTCGGGTTCGCGCTGTTCTTCGCCGGGCTGGGGCTCGGCCTCGCGGGGCTGCTGCTGTTCGCCATCGAGCGCGGCGTCATAGCCGGCGAGGCGTTCTGGCTCCGGGAGATCGCCTTCGCCGGCGGCGCGCTGGGACTGCCGGTCCTCCTGGTCTCCGTCGTCGTGTTGCTGCCGGCGGACCGTCGGGCCGTCTACGTCGCCCTGGGCGGGCTGGCGATCACCGTCGTCGCCATCGGCTTCTTCGTCTCAGTGTACCCGAGCAACTGGAACTACGGGGCGGACTACAGCCTGCAGGGCGTCAGCGTCTACGCCGTCGGCCTGATCAGCCTGCTGGCGGCGACCGGCTCGGCGCTCGTCGGCTACCACATCGAGCGGGTAGGCGGCGGTCCCGCGGCGGCCGCCGGGGCCGAGGAGGAACAGGGCGGCGACGACCCCGAGGTGACGGCGGCGCAGGTCCAGCGGGACATCGACGAGGCGATGTCGGGGACGGAGATGTCGTGGGGCGGCGTCGAGAAGGTCGAGACCGAGCGGCTGTCGATCAACCCCGACGCCGACCTCGACGGGCACAACTTCGACCAGTCGAAGGCGAAGGTCCACCGCTCGAAGAGCGTCGACGACCAGCTGTCCGCGCTGAAGGGAATGAAGGGCGGCGAGCAGCGCACCGACAGCGGCAGCGGCGTCGACGACCAGGCCGACGCGCTGAAGCAACTGAGAGAGCAGCAGCGGAAGGACGCCGAGGCCGACCCCGACGGACTGGTCGGTCGACTGAAGGACCTCGTCGGGCGCTGAGCGGACCGTTTATCCCTCGTACAGAACGTGTACCTGGGGGTACTTTTATTAGACGCCAAGCAGCCGGTAAGGTATGGCACGCGGCATCGACGTCGGGACGATGAACCTCGTCTCGGCCAAGCAGGAAGGCAACGAAACGGTCTTCGTATCGCAGCGGAACTCGTTCGTCGAGATCGAGTACAGCGACATGGCCGAGCGCATGCTGAGCCGCTCGGACGTCCTCCACATCCGCAAGGACGACCAGGTGTACGTCGTCGGCGACGACGCCCTGAACTTCGCGAACATCTTCAACGAGGAGACCCGCCGGCCGATGAAGCACGGCATCCTCTCCTCGGAGGAGCAGTCCGCCATCCCGATGATCAAGCTCATCATCGAGCAGGTCGTCGGCGAGCCGGCCCGGCCCAACGAGCGGATCTACTTCTCGACGCCGGCCGACCCCATCGACTCGGACCTGTCGACGCTGTACCACCAGAAGACCCTCGAGTCGTTCCTCGGGGACGTCGGCTACGACCCCGAGCCCATCAACGAGGGCATGGCGGTCATCTACTCGGAGCTGGCCGACCACAACTTCACGGGACTGGGCGTCTCCTTCGGCGCCGGCATGACGAACGTCTGCCTGTCGTACTACGCGGTCCCGGTCATGACGTTCTCCGTCGCCCGCGGCGGCGACTGGATCGACGAGCAGACCGCGACGGCGACCGGCAACAGCGTCGACAAGGTCACCTCCATCAAGGAGGACGAGTTCCGGCTGGACTTCACGACCGACGCCGGCGGCGTCGAGGGGGCGCTGTCCATCTACTACGACAACCTCCTGGACTACGTCATCGAGAACATCGCCCGCGAGGTCAACGACGAGGACGTCGAGGAGGGTCTCGACGTGCCTGTCGTCGTCACCGGCGGCACCTCCAGCCCGCCGGGCTTCGAGAAGCTCTTCCAGGAGCGCCTCGAGAAGGCCGACATCCCGTTCTCGATCAGCGACGTCCGGAAGGCCGACGAACCCCTCTACAGCGTCGCCCGCGGCGCGCTCGTCGCCTCCCGGACCGAGGAGGAGGACGAGGCCGGCTCCGCCGACGCCGGCGAGGAAGCAGAGGAAGCCGCCGAGGACTGACGCGACGACGCCGCGGCCGTCGCCGGCCGCCCGACCCCGCGATTCTCCCTATTCTTCGCCCGAGTGGACGGCCATGTGACCGTTGAGCTGGGCGACCGCGTCGAACCGCTTCCCACAGACGTCGCAGGCGACGCCGTCTCCTGCATCGGTTGCGCCGTCCTCGATAGCGTCGCCGTCGATGGCGGTGTTCTGCCCGGCTTCGACGGTCAGGTCCGACGCCGGCGACGACACGCGGACGACCGTCGGCTGCGGATCGTCGCCCGCGTCGTCGAACTCGGGCGTCGGGGCGTCGCTCGTCTCGACGGTCCCGGCGCTGACGCGTCCGACCTCGTTGAACCGCGTGATGGCGTCGTCCCACGACTCCCCGTCGCGCAGCTCGCCCCGGTGTTCGACGGGCACTCCGATGTAGCCGCAGCGGTCGCAGGAGACCGCCTCGCGGCCGCCCAGGGCGTACCGTTCCAGTCGGCCGTCACACCGGGGACAGTCCATGGCAGGGGGCTATACCCCGGGGTGGAAAGAAGCTTCCGCGTGTTTCAGCGCGTCAGTCCCCGAACGTCGCCGCGAGGCCGTCGGCGACCGCCGCGACGGCGTCGTCGGCGCGGTCGAGGTCGTCGAGCATGCTGGCGAAGCCGTGGATCATGCCCGGGTACGACTCGCGGCGGACCGCGACGCCGGCCTCGGCCAGCCGGTCGGCGTAGGCCTCCCCCTCGTCGCGGAGCGGGTCGAACCCGGCGGTGACGACCGTCGCGGGCGGCAGCCCCGAGACGTCGCGTGCGAGCAGCGGCGCGACGTAGGCGTTCCGGCGGTCCGCGGCGTCGTCGAGGTAGCGCTCGTAGAACCACGCGACGCTGTCCCGCTCGAGGAAGTACCCCTCGGCGTTCTCGACCTGGCTCTCGAAGGCGTGGATGCCGGGGGCGGCCACCGCCGGATAGAGCAGCGCCTGCGCGTCGATGGCGGGGCCGTTGCGGTCGCGGGCGGCGATGGTGACCGCCGCCGCGAGGTTGCCGCCGGCGCTGTCGCCGGCCACGGCCACGCGGTCCGGGTCGCAGTTCATCCGGCCTGCGTTCTTCGTCGCCCAGACCGCCGCGGCGTAAGCGTCCTCGAAGCCCGCCGGGAACGGGTGTTCGGGCGCGAGCCGGTAGTCGACGGAGAGGACGGCCACGTCGCCGGCGTTCGCGAGCGCGCGGCAGAGCGGGTCGTAGGAGTCGAGGCCGCCGAGGACCCACCCGCCGCCGTGGTAGAAGACGACCAGCGGCGGGTCGGTCCGCTCGGGGAGGTACAGCCGGACGTCGATGGACTCGTCGGGACCGGGGATGGAGAATTCCTCGACGGCGGCGACCGGGGCAGCAGACTGGTCCCCGAAGAAGGCGGCGAGGCGCTCGCGGGCGCTCTCGACCGACAACTCGTAGGTCGGCGGCACTGGGACGGATTCGACGGCCTCCAGGACGGCGGCTGCCTGCGGGTCGAGTTCGCGGTCGGGCATACTCTCGACGTACGCGGGAGGGCGGATAACTCCCCGGTCGGGGCCGATAACCCGCTCGCATACACCAACCTATAAGCATGTCTGGCAAGTATTGCAGGCCGATGACAGAGGGGAACGCGGGGTCGACGCGTCGCCGGCTGGCGCAGGAACTGGCAGTCGTCGCCGGGTTCGAGGACCCGCGGGCGCCGCTGGAGCAGTACCACACGCCGCCGGACCTGGCGGCCCACATCGTCCACGTCTCGGACCTCCAGGGCGACGTCGAGGACCGGACGGTCGTCGACCTGGGCTGCGGCACCGGGATGCTGGCGCTCGGCGCGGCGTTGCGCGGCCCCGACCGCGTCGTCGGCGTCGACGTCGACCCGGCGCCGCTGTCGACCGCCCGGGAGAACGAACGGCGGGTCGCCGCCCGGACCGACGTCTCGTGGGTCCGCGCCGACGCGACGCGGGCGCCGCTATGTCCCGACGACCCGGTGACGGTGCTGATGAACCCGCCGTTCGGCGCCCAGTCCGGCAACGAGGGTGCCGACCGCGCCTTCCTCGAGACCGCCGTCGACATCGCCGACGTCTCCTACTCCGTCCACAACGCCGGCAGCGAGGCGTTCGTCGAGTCCTTCGCCGACGACGAGGGCGGCGAGGTGACCCACGCCTTCGCCGCTGAGTTCGACCTCCCCCGGCAGTTCGACCACCACGAGGACGAGTCGCGGTCCATCGACACCGAGGTCTTCCGCATCGAGTGGCGGTAGACCTCAGTCCGACCGCCGGGCGACCCTGATCCGCGTCTCGTTGCGCTCGGCGAAGAAGTCGCGACCGTCCCGCTCGAACTCGACGCCGCCGACGGTCGCCGCGTTCCCGTCGACCGGGACGGACTGGCGGTCGAGCGTTTCGTTCTCCCTCGAGACGATAACGTCGAAGCCGTTGCCCTCCGGCTCGATCGAGACGTTCCGGCCGTCGATGCGGACGTCGGCGCTGGCTCGCTCGGCCCGGTAGACGACCGGTCTCGTCTCTGCCGTCGCCCGGCCCAGACGGACGTTGTACGTCGAGTTCCCGCCGGCGAGCGACCACGTCGTCCGCGACGCGCGGACGTCCGCGTTCCAGGTGAGGCCGCCGAGCCGGACGGTCACGTCGCCACGGGACGCCAGCTGCCGCTTCGATACCTCCTCCCACCAGATGTTCCGCTCCTCGGAGACCACGATGACGCCGCTGGCGTTGACCCGGTCGCTCCCGTTCTCGCCGGTGATGGGCGTCGCCGGGATGAACTGGTTCTCCACCTCCTCGGCGTAGAAGACGGTGTAGTCGCCGACCTCAGTGGGTTCGGCCTCCGCCAGTCCCGCCCGCGCGTCGTCGACGACGAAGAGGTTGAACCAGACGCCGACCAGCGACAGCGCCAGCAGGACGCACACGAGCAGTCCGTAGGCCGCCTCGCGCCGCGAGAGGTCGATCCTCGAGACGAGGTCCCGCGGCGTAGCGACGGCGCCGCCCGCGACGAGCGCCGCGAGGAGGAACACCAGCGCCGTCCCCAGCGCGCGGAACAGCGTGTAGGTGTCGCTGCTCTCGATTGTGTAGATGGCCCACAGGCCCCGGTCGATGGTGAAGGCCAGGGCGGCGAACCAGACGTGGCTGGCCTTCGGGCGGACGTCGCGGCGGTACAGCAGCGCGACGCTCGCGACGATCCCCAGGAAGAGCCCGAGGGCGTGGCCCTGGACCGCGACGTTCGCCCACCAGGGCCGCGAGAAGGACTCGCTGGCGATCTGCTGGAAGACGGGCTGCTGGACGGCGCTGAACACCTGCGAGACGATCCGGCTGACGAGGATCGCGACGACGGTCGCCACCGGGTAGCGGACCAGCGCGAAGCCGACGAGCGCGAACACGACGCCGGAGAACCCGACGACCGGGCCGAGCGCGAACGCCGCCGTGAGGATTGCGGCCACGAAGAGGCCGACGCCCCACGCGGCGGCGCGGACGATCGGGTTGGTGCGGAGCGACGAGAACGAGGCGCTGCCACGCTCCCGGGGGAAGTGTCCCCAGGCGTACTCGGCGACCGTGCCGAACACGAGCGCGCCGAGGAGGTTGCCCGTGAGGTGACCCAGGCCGGCGTGGGCGAAGCCCGCCGTGAGGATGCCGGTCGGGTAGAAGTAGCTCCACGCGCGGAACGGCACGACGACCGGGTCGGTGGGATTCGCGAGGCCGTCCTGGACGAACAGGTAGAACGCGGCGACACCGGCGCAGGCGACCAGCGTGCCCCAGGGCAACCCCAGCAGGAGCCGTCGCCGCGCCAGCCGTCCCCAGCGGCCGTGCGGCTGGGCGAGGTAGTAGAGCGTGGCGAGCGAGACGAGCATCCCGGCCAGGAGGACGACGTACCAGACGGCGGCCGGGGATGGCATGTGGCCGACGACGTGACGGATCCCTATA includes:
- a CDS encoding apolipoprotein A1/A4/E family protein — translated: MSNADPEELVTASSDGVSVEKSFEPDDFPVPAITFVIRADREETVSVRLVDTVPSHIPPEDIGFHPKFGAEFWGVEGDTIVFEREFEPGEEFTTIYGLRGGGSDDVEQFMTEPAIENVDPPLDEPEEDVEDESADAAAAETAETGDDIADAVDGVETDPDAEPDAGEADETPADAGIEEAEDTSIDLPDPEEETAGAAAGAAAAGGASTGIEAENLVTALADEIRSGDVDDDAVDDLRDALGVDDASGSEEARIDHLQSKVADLEAYTDALEEFLDENGDAQQLIADVRGDIADTEDRLDAVETTAESAERTAESMEDRLEARFEDLETRVNEGLSDVEVRVDEKLADVEDRVDEALEDLDDVDEVVQEQLDEELDDLWSAVDDAASEADEVASELRAFRQEVDEDTTERVAELETEVEELSEELEDVAEMRDRLASALGGLAPQDDADDEN
- a CDS encoding MBL fold metallo-hydrolase codes for the protein MTVHSDWGDWLPRAVADADPEGLRLWYLGCNGFVLKADDGTTVFVDPYLGTGDPPRTVRMVPVPFDPADVVEADAILATHDHSDHVDGPSQAPILEGTNATFYGAEPSVETASGWTDEYDVDDEDLVTVEEGETLEIGALTVSVEPAHDPDADHPVSYVIEHDAGTFFHGGDARPSDDFEAVGDRYDIDLGALAFGSAGMIPDKETREPKLTQWYSDENMIAEAARQLELDRLLPTHWDMWKGLTADPEALRHHVRSFEHPRTLEILEIGDETDV
- a CDS encoding YlbF family regulator; its protein translation is MSIETTPAERADELAEDLGDAIAEMPAYQEFVEAKAAVENDEELQQEIREFEQLREEFMMARQTGDATNDDLRKLQSTQEDLHGKPKMKAYLQAQSEIELKLQELDQLISDPLEIEFGQKAGGCCED
- the dph2 gene encoding diphthamide biosynthesis enzyme Dph2, whose translation is MSQESDPGYTEGDLRNTGLSLKHDRTWDYELDRIVEAVEERDATTVGLQFPEGLKRRGPRVADDLRSELPDDVNVMISGQPCYGACDLDTYLMRRTDVFVHFGHSPMKESEKIIYVPLFSNVEVTPIMAEALDELTSPEEDDRVGLVTTAQHMNKFEEMRAWLEERGYAVETRRGDERLTNEGQVLGCNYASADVDADQILYVGGGKFHPLGLAMEHPDKTVVIADPVNNSVHIADTEKFLKQRYASVHKAMDAEEWGVIFCTKIGQGRWEIAEEIVAENDDAYLITMDEVTPDRLTNFGLDAYVNTGCPRITTDDGPQFKKPMLTPQEYRIAIGEEPLENLEFDTFHGTW
- a CDS encoding DUF7139 domain-containing protein, with protein sequence MSTSESNRGTDRLVDVYRAYIGEPDSRTDVYLGFALFFAGLGLGLAGLLLFAIERGVIAGEAFWLREIAFAGGALGLPVLLVSVVVLLPADRRAVYVALGGLAITVVAIGFFVSVYPSNWNYGADYSLQGVSVYAVGLISLLAATGSALVGYHIERVGGGPAAAAGAEEEQGGDDPEVTAAQVQRDIDEAMSGTEMSWGGVEKVETERLSINPDADLDGHNFDQSKAKVHRSKSVDDQLSALKGMKGGEQRTDSGSGVDDQADALKQLREQQRKDAEADPDGLVGRLKDLVGR
- a CDS encoding C2H2-type zinc finger protein: MDCPRCDGRLERYALGGREAVSCDRCGYIGVPVEHRGELRDGESWDDAITRFNEVGRVSAGTVETSDAPTPEFDDAGDDPQPTVVRVSSPASDLTVEAGQNTAIDGDAIEDGATDAGDGVACDVCGKRFDAVAQLNGHMAVHSGEE